TGAATTTTATCACGCCTGTCCCAAGTCAGGTGAATCGTAAATTCTGGGATACTTATGCAAAATCTCCTCAACAAGCTATCGCAGATTTTTATGCCCTCAGCAAACACAACGATTATATTAAAGTTGCCGCAATCGCAAAAAACATTGCCTTTACGACACCGTCACAATATGGTGATATTCAAATCACAATCAATTTATCAAAACCTGAAAAAGATCCTAAAGCTATTGCACAAGCTAAACTGGTCAAAGCTTCCTCATATCCAAAATGCCAACTTTGCATGGAAAATGAAGGTTACCAAGGTAGGATTAACCACCCTGCCCGCGCTAACCACCGCATTATCCGTATTAAGTTAGACGGTGAAAAATGGGGCTTCCAGTATTCACCTTATGCTTACTTCAATGAGCACTGCATTATTTTAAATACTGAGCATGTGCCAATGGTTATTAGCAAGGATACTTTTGCGCAATTATTGGACATTGTTGATATTTTTCCAGGGTATTTTGCAGGGTCAAATTCCGATTTACCGATTGTTGGTGGGTCAATTTTGACACACAATCACTATCAAGGTGGGCGTCATGTCTTTCCTATGGAAATAGCAGAGCTAGACCGTGAGTTTCATTTCAAAGGCTTTTCTGATGTGACAGCTGGTATTGTCAACTGGCCAATGTCTGTTATTCGTTTGCGTAGCGCTGATAAAAATCGTTTGGTTGAACTAGCTGAAACCATTCGCTTGGCTTGGCGTGATTATTCTGATGATAGCGTTGATGTTATCGCCTATACAGGAGACACACCGCACCACACCGTGACCCCGATTGCTCGTAAACGTCGTGGCTTGTTTGAATTGGATATTGTCCTACGTGATAATCACACGACTGCTGAATTTCCTGACGGTGTTTATCATCCGCACGCTGATGTGCAACACATCAAAAAAGAAAATATCGGTCTGATTGAGGTTATGGGCTTAGCTATTTTACCTCCGCGTTTGAAAGATGAACTGTCAGAAGTTGAAAAATATCTTTTGAACCAGTATAATGAAATCGCTGACTATCACAAAGATTGGGCAGATAATATTAAAAAACGTACTGATATTACGGCTAAAACAGTGTATAATATTGTACAAGAGGAAGTCGGAAAAGTTTTTGTTCGTGTTTTAGAAGACGCAGGTGTTTACAAACGTGATGAAAAAGGGCAAGCTGCCTTTATGCGTTTTGTAGATAGCGTGGGGTTAGAATAGGAGAAATACATGTCAATTTTAGTGCTTGGTGGGGCTGGTTATATCGGTTCTCACATGGTTGATCGTTTGGTTGAAAAAGGTGACGAAAAAGTCGTCGTGGTTGACAGTTTGGTGACAGGGCACCGTGCTGCGGTTCACCCTGATGCGACATTTTATCAAGGCGACCTTGCTGACCAAGACTTTATGCGTAAAGTCTTTACAGAAAATCCAGATATTGATGCTGTCATTCACTTTGCGGCTTATTCATTGGTTGCTGAATCAATGGAAAAACCTTTAAAATACTTTGATAACAATACAGCAGGCATGGTCAAATTGCTTGAAGTGATGAATGAATTTGGCGTGAAATACATTGTTTTCTCGTCAACAGC
This sequence is a window from Streptococcus macedonicus ACA-DC 198. Protein-coding genes within it:
- the galT gene encoding Galactose-1-phosphate uridylyltransferase, coding for MKLLDTFVAKVIAVSDYTEDDMFYLRNRVLALVGEDGVQQETKQTELIALKDGLVDLAVQNGKVGELVAEKDCLGAELMNFITPVPSQVNRKFWDTYAKSPQQAIADFYALSKHNDYIKVAAIAKNIAFTTPSQYGDIQITINLSKPEKDPKAIAQAKLVKASSYPKCQLCMENEGYQGRINHPARANHRIIRIKLDGEKWGFQYSPYAYFNEHCIILNTEHVPMVISKDTFAQLLDIVDIFPGYFAGSNSDLPIVGGSILTHNHYQGGRHVFPMEIAELDREFHFKGFSDVTAGIVNWPMSVIRLRSADKNRLVELAETIRLAWRDYSDDSVDVIAYTGDTPHHTVTPIARKRRGLFELDIVLRDNHTTAEFPDGVYHPHADVQHIKKENIGLIEVMGLAILPPRLKDELSEVEKYLLNQYNEIADYHKDWADNIKKRTDITAKTVYNIVQEEVGKVFVRVLEDAGVYKRDEKGQAAFMRFVDSVGLE